From Acidobacteriota bacterium, one genomic window encodes:
- a CDS encoding ATP-binding cassette domain-containing protein, translating into MPLIELRNVSKSFEYHHVLRNVDLAVENGETLALMGRSGIGKSVTLLIITGLLQPDEGQVLIQGRDIARLPESELITLRKKFSYVFQSGALFDSVSVFENVAFPLRTERALDEEQVGARVMGILRRLELEDIADLMPEEISTGMKKRVAMARAIAANPLAIFYDEPTTGVDPITGRLISETIRELQKEMGITSIVVTHDLRCAQTVADRVAFIQEGGRISFHGTVETFIHTDQAEIVQFRTALPRLARPAPTG; encoded by the coding sequence ATGCCGCTGATCGAACTGCGGAACGTTTCCAAGAGTTTCGAGTACCACCACGTCCTCCGGAACGTCGACCTGGCCGTGGAGAACGGGGAGACCCTCGCCCTGATGGGCCGCAGCGGCATCGGCAAGAGCGTCACCCTGCTCATCATCACCGGGCTGTTGCAGCCCGACGAGGGTCAGGTCCTGATCCAGGGACGCGACATCGCCCGTCTCCCGGAAAGCGAACTCATCACCCTCCGGAAGAAGTTCTCCTACGTTTTCCAGTCGGGGGCCCTCTTCGACTCCGTCAGCGTCTTCGAGAACGTGGCCTTCCCCCTGCGCACCGAGCGGGCGCTGGACGAGGAGCAGGTGGGGGCCCGGGTCATGGGCATCCTCCGCCGCCTGGAGCTGGAGGACATCGCCGACCTCATGCCCGAGGAAATCAGCACGGGGATGAAGAAGCGGGTCGCCATGGCCCGGGCCATCGCCGCCAACCCCCTGGCCATCTTCTACGACGAGCCCACCACGGGGGTGGACCCCATCACGGGGCGCCTCATCAGCGAGACCATCCGGGAGTTGCAGAAGGAGATGGGGATCACCTCCATCGTGGTCACCCACGACCTCCGGTGCGCCCAGACCGTGGCCGACCGGGTGGCCTTCATCCAGGAGGGGGGGCGCATCAGCTTCCACGGGACCGTGGAAACCTTCATCCACACCGACCAGGCCGAGATCGTCCAGTTCCGGACGGCACTTCCCCGTCTCGCCCGGCCTGCCCCGACCGGCTGA
- a CDS encoding HAMP domain-containing protein yields MRFFGSMRVKILLALVVAGLLPHMVTAALFFIRARGIIEADRVEIYLKHVAQQAADKIDLILTERRAEVDGLAAGDRFEALAGPPEAIDVRRLEEVLDEKVRTFQVYDLLVLADPGGRIVAVNPTGRFGNRFDRRICDEIEASELRGFPEEQAAFETALRNGTAVTDFYASRLVNTFYDFDREDQSRSFHLGLASVVRSRGDGRPVGVLLALMNWEFIQGNLDLAESDFRKFGLKSGYVLLLDRTGGRFLATPFRKNRPGVTAPPALGEALPPSMAAAVRTALARKADTLEYPADGRLRYGSLCRSSLPAFGWLLMVSLTADEIFAPVSRLSLDFTLIGSAALLLILATAVFLSRNLSRPLRRLSESARRLSRGEHHHRAEIRSGGEIGELAGAFNTMAATIEERQGQLEEANRRLEEKVRERTRALEESNAELRQALDNLREAQDQLVRNEKMASLGRLVAGIAHEIKNPLNFIYGNTGFLCEYADAVRDYAAFVESQAGRGDEGVAAIRRYAEDHNIAFLLEDLLNIARNINEGAERIRSIVDDLRSFSRAPVGTRQPVDLRKALDMCLNLLRNQYKQRIRLVRDYRDVPDVNVYAGKIEQVFLNLIGNAVQAIEGEGEIRLSIRREGEWVVVEVADSGKGIPPAHLHKIFEPFFTTKEVGQGTGLGLSISFNIVRQHGGHLTARNLPAGGAVFRVELPVKEPPEPGGEGPGDASRTDGSTEHPDGE; encoded by the coding sequence ATGCGCTTTTTCGGGTCGATGCGGGTCAAGATCCTCCTGGCGCTCGTCGTGGCGGGGCTGCTCCCCCACATGGTGACCGCGGCCCTCTTCTTCATCCGGGCCCGCGGGATCATCGAGGCCGACCGGGTCGAAATCTACCTCAAGCACGTCGCCCAGCAGGCCGCCGACAAGATCGACCTCATCCTCACCGAGCGGCGGGCCGAAGTGGACGGCCTGGCCGCCGGCGACCGGTTCGAGGCCCTGGCCGGGCCTCCGGAGGCGATCGACGTCCGGCGCCTCGAGGAGGTCCTCGACGAGAAGGTCCGGACGTTCCAGGTGTACGACCTCCTGGTCCTGGCGGACCCGGGGGGGCGCATCGTGGCGGTGAACCCCACCGGCCGCTTCGGGAACCGTTTCGACCGGCGGATCTGCGACGAGATCGAGGCGTCGGAGCTCCGGGGCTTCCCCGAGGAGCAGGCCGCCTTCGAGACCGCGCTCCGGAACGGGACGGCCGTGACGGACTTTTACGCCTCCCGGCTGGTCAACACCTTCTATGACTTCGACCGCGAGGACCAGAGCCGCTCCTTCCACCTGGGCCTGGCCTCCGTCGTCCGCAGCCGCGGCGACGGCCGCCCCGTGGGCGTGCTGCTGGCCCTGATGAACTGGGAGTTCATCCAGGGGAACCTGGACCTCGCCGAGAGCGACTTCCGTAAATTCGGCCTGAAGTCGGGCTATGTCCTCCTCCTCGACCGCACGGGCGGCCGATTCCTGGCGACGCCGTTCCGGAAGAACCGCCCGGGGGTCACGGCGCCGCCGGCCCTGGGGGAAGCCCTGCCCCCATCCATGGCCGCGGCGGTCCGGACAGCCCTGGCGCGGAAGGCGGACACCCTGGAGTACCCGGCGGACGGCCGGTTGCGCTACGGGAGCCTGTGCCGGTCCAGCCTCCCCGCGTTCGGGTGGCTCCTCATGGTCTCGCTGACGGCCGACGAGATCTTCGCCCCGGTCTCCCGGCTGTCCCTCGACTTCACCCTCATTGGCAGCGCGGCCCTGCTCCTCATCCTCGCCACCGCCGTCTTCCTCAGCCGGAACCTCAGCCGGCCGCTTCGGCGGCTCTCCGAGTCGGCCCGGCGCCTCTCCCGGGGGGAGCACCACCACCGGGCGGAGATCCGGAGCGGGGGGGAGATCGGCGAGCTGGCCGGCGCCTTCAACACCATGGCCGCCACCATCGAAGAGCGCCAGGGGCAGCTGGAGGAGGCCAACCGCCGCCTCGAGGAGAAGGTTCGGGAGCGGACCCGGGCGCTGGAGGAGAGCAACGCCGAGCTGCGCCAGGCTCTGGACAACCTCCGGGAGGCCCAGGACCAGCTGGTCCGGAACGAGAAGATGGCCTCCCTGGGCCGCCTGGTGGCGGGGATCGCCCACGAGATCAAGAACCCCCTGAACTTCATCTACGGGAACACGGGGTTCCTGTGCGAGTACGCCGACGCGGTCCGGGACTACGCGGCCTTCGTGGAGTCCCAGGCCGGGCGGGGCGACGAGGGGGTGGCCGCGATCCGCCGCTACGCCGAGGACCACAACATCGCCTTCCTGCTGGAGGACCTCCTCAACATCGCCCGCAACATCAACGAGGGCGCCGAGCGCATCCGCTCCATCGTGGACGACCTCCGCTCCTTCTCCCGGGCCCCCGTGGGAACCCGGCAGCCCGTGGACCTCCGGAAGGCCCTCGACATGTGCCTGAACCTGCTGCGCAACCAGTACAAGCAGCGCATCCGCCTGGTGCGAGACTACCGGGACGTCCCCGACGTCAACGTCTATGCCGGGAAGATCGAGCAGGTTTTCCTCAACCTCATCGGCAACGCGGTGCAGGCCATCGAGGGGGAGGGCGAGATCCGGCTCTCCATCCGGCGCGAGGGGGAGTGGGTGGTCGTGGAAGTCGCCGACTCCGGGAAGGGGATCCCGCCCGCCCACCTGCACAAGATTTTCGAGCCCTTCTTCACGACGAAGGAGGTGGGGCAGGGGACCGGTCTCGGCCTGAGCATCAGCTTCAACATCGTCCGCCAGCACGGCGGTCACCTGACGGCCCGGAACCTCCCGGCGGGCGGCGCCGTCTTCCGCGTCGAACTTCCCGTGAAGGAACCGCCGGAACCCGGCGGGGAGGGACCGGGCGACGCTTCCCGCACCGACGGTTCAACGGAGCACCCCGATGGAGAATGA
- a CDS encoding sigma-54-dependent Fis family transcriptional regulator, whose amino-acid sequence MENEIRHTLLVVDDEPANLQKLKRTFLGRYRVYEAGSAEEALGLAEKMPVDLVITDQRMPRMTGVELLKRIIRIRPEAMRIILTGYTETDDLIDAINEGHVYRYITKPWEPEEMRIVVRQALEKLELERENRRLAEELRLANDRLKNQNRALQNDVKRFIDTDNFIFHSPAMSNVVRAVDRVAASESTILIFGETGTGKELVARRVHRGSTRRGGPFVAVNCGAIPRELAESEFFGWKKGAFSGATGDRKGYFQLAEGGTLFLDEIGEAPLDLQVKMLRVLQNREIWPVGAERPVNAEVRVVASTNRDLRAEVERGAFREDLYFRLSVFVLEVPPLRERIEDIRPLTDFFLARAWNRTKQRPLPVDERVYRALERFNWPGNVRQLENEAERLALLADPGRPVGLDCLSRYLLPPEGAGDLDGKPAGAAGTTPPDPRGEDLDLRRNVDTLEARLVWEALSRTGGNRTHAAALLGITRPSLLDRMKKLEIS is encoded by the coding sequence ATGGAGAATGAGATCCGGCACACCCTGCTGGTGGTGGACGACGAGCCCGCCAACCTCCAGAAGCTGAAAAGGACCTTCCTGGGGCGGTACCGCGTCTACGAGGCCGGGTCCGCCGAAGAGGCGCTGGGCCTGGCGGAGAAGATGCCGGTGGACCTGGTCATCACCGACCAGCGCATGCCGCGGATGACCGGCGTGGAACTGCTCAAGCGCATCATCCGGATCCGCCCGGAGGCCATGCGCATCATCCTCACCGGCTACACCGAGACCGACGACCTCATCGACGCCATCAACGAGGGGCACGTCTACCGCTACATCACCAAGCCGTGGGAGCCCGAGGAGATGCGCATCGTGGTCCGGCAGGCCCTGGAGAAACTGGAACTGGAGCGGGAGAACCGCCGGCTCGCCGAGGAACTCCGGTTGGCCAACGACCGGCTGAAGAACCAGAACCGGGCCCTCCAGAACGACGTGAAGCGCTTCATCGACACCGACAACTTCATCTTCCACAGCCCGGCCATGAGCAATGTCGTCCGGGCCGTGGACCGGGTGGCCGCCTCCGAGTCCACCATCCTGATCTTCGGGGAAACGGGGACCGGCAAGGAGTTGGTCGCCCGGAGGGTCCACCGCGGCAGCACCCGCCGCGGAGGGCCCTTCGTGGCCGTCAACTGCGGCGCGATCCCGCGGGAACTCGCGGAGAGCGAGTTCTTCGGGTGGAAGAAGGGCGCCTTCTCCGGCGCCACCGGCGACCGGAAAGGCTACTTCCAGCTCGCGGAGGGCGGGACCCTCTTCCTGGACGAGATCGGCGAAGCGCCCCTCGACCTCCAGGTCAAGATGCTCCGGGTCCTTCAGAACCGGGAGATCTGGCCGGTGGGGGCGGAACGCCCGGTCAACGCCGAGGTCCGGGTGGTGGCGTCCACCAACCGGGACCTCCGCGCCGAGGTGGAACGCGGCGCTTTCCGGGAGGACCTCTACTTCCGCCTCAGCGTGTTCGTGCTGGAAGTCCCCCCGCTGCGCGAGCGGATCGAGGACATCCGCCCCCTCACGGATTTTTTCCTGGCCCGGGCCTGGAACCGGACCAAGCAGCGGCCCCTCCCCGTGGACGAGCGCGTCTACCGGGCCCTGGAGCGCTTCAACTGGCCCGGGAACGTCCGCCAGCTGGAGAACGAGGCGGAGCGCCTGGCCCTGCTCGCCGACCCCGGGCGACCCGTCGGGCTTGACTGCCTGTCCCGCTACCTGCTTCCGCCCGAGGGGGCCGGGGACCTCGACGGGAAGCCGGCCGGGGCCGCCGGGACGACCCCGCCGGACCCCAGGGGCGAAGACCTGGACCTCCGGCGGAACGTGGACACCCTGGAGGCCCGCCTGGTCTGGGAAGCCCTGTCGCGGACCGGGGGGAACCGCACCCACGCCGCGGCCCTCCTGGGGATCACCCGGCCCTCGCTGCTCGACCGGATGAAGAAGCTGGAAATCAGCTGA
- a CDS encoding phosphatase PAP2 family protein: MMETLPKQTVRWFIALVPLYLLFFLFLDQPVDRWARAAFSDTGVKSFGSFLSLLASGPYVTLALTLGFVAGIAGVIANQGKGRPWTAAVFYVCVSCAIGIVIGEGLKYLLARARPVELFDHGTYGFFFFSDEYNLNSTPSGHTIRIFSLMTALSVLFPRGRLLFLGLAALVGASRVVVTAHYPSDVLFGAFIGVFAALWACRLKGGAGEGVEGCQAEGQEMFPSGSASESQSGSAPPPGPQRTALRKQTTDEHG; this comes from the coding sequence ATGATGGAGACACTGCCGAAACAGACGGTTCGATGGTTCATCGCCCTCGTCCCGCTCTACCTGCTTTTCTTCCTGTTCCTGGACCAGCCCGTCGACCGGTGGGCCCGTGCCGCGTTTTCCGACACCGGGGTGAAATCGTTCGGGTCCTTTCTTTCCCTCCTGGCAAGCGGTCCCTACGTCACCCTCGCCCTCACGCTGGGCTTCGTGGCCGGAATCGCCGGTGTCATCGCCAACCAGGGGAAAGGACGCCCCTGGACGGCCGCCGTTTTCTATGTGTGCGTCAGCTGCGCCATCGGCATCGTCATCGGGGAAGGGTTGAAATACCTTCTGGCACGGGCCCGGCCGGTTGAGCTTTTCGACCACGGGACCTACGGCTTTTTCTTTTTTTCCGACGAATACAACCTGAACTCGACGCCCTCGGGCCACACGATCCGGATCTTCTCCCTGATGACCGCCCTGTCGGTGCTCTTCCCGCGGGGCCGCCTCCTGTTCCTCGGTCTGGCCGCCCTCGTCGGTGCGAGCCGCGTCGTCGTGACGGCCCACTACCCGAGCGACGTCCTGTTCGGGGCGTTCATCGGGGTGTTCGCCGCCCTGTGGGCCTGCCGGCTGAAGGGCGGGGCGGGGGAAGGCGTTGAAGGCTGTCAGGCTGAAGGTCAGGAGATGTTCCCGTCGGGGTCGGCATCGGAATCGCAATCGGGATCAGCGCCCCCTCCGGGCCCCCAGCGTACAGCCCTGCGGAAGCAGACCACGGACGAACACGGATAG
- a CDS encoding pseudouridylate synthase, with the protein MLHQDEHLIAVHKPAGFHVHPPESGHLIPDGANCLKLLRKQADRYLYPVHRLDRATSGVLLFALDPVSARDLMRQFDAGEVEKTYYAVVRGWPPETGVIDDPLRDKPGPRFPGRSDGGGADAPDSPVQAAVTEFERLAALEVPRAVGRHDTARYALLRVRPRTGRWHQVRRHLARRAHPVLGDTAHGDRAHNRFARDELGLEGLLLKAHAVTFSHPGTGERVRVVSPWKDLWHRVFEHFGLCPWGDGRPGLHRA; encoded by the coding sequence ATCCTTCACCAGGACGAACACCTGATCGCCGTTCACAAGCCGGCGGGCTTCCACGTCCACCCGCCCGAGAGCGGCCACCTGATCCCCGACGGCGCCAACTGCCTCAAGCTCCTCCGAAAGCAGGCGGATCGCTACCTCTACCCCGTGCACCGCCTCGACCGGGCCACGTCGGGCGTGCTGCTCTTCGCCCTCGACCCCGTCTCGGCCCGGGACCTCATGCGCCAGTTCGACGCCGGCGAGGTGGAGAAAACCTACTACGCCGTGGTGCGGGGGTGGCCTCCCGAAACCGGGGTCATCGACGACCCGCTGCGCGACAAACCGGGGCCGCGCTTCCCCGGGCGGAGCGACGGGGGGGGCGCCGACGCGCCCGACTCGCCCGTCCAGGCCGCGGTGACGGAATTCGAGCGCCTGGCCGCCCTGGAGGTCCCCCGGGCCGTGGGGCGGCACGACACCGCCCGGTACGCCCTGCTGCGCGTCCGCCCCCGGACGGGGCGCTGGCACCAGGTCCGCCGCCACCTCGCCCGGCGCGCCCACCCCGTCCTCGGGGACACCGCCCACGGGGACCGGGCGCACAACCGCTTCGCCCGCGACGAACTCGGTCTCGAGGGGTTGCTCCTCAAGGCCCACGCCGTGACCTTCAGCCACCCGGGGACCGGCGAGCGCGTCCGGGTGGTCTCGCCCTGGAAGGACCTCTGGCATCGGGTGTTCGAGCATTTCGGTCTTTGCCCCTGGGGCGACGGCCGCCCCGGCCTTCACCGAGCCTGA
- a CDS encoding ATP-binding protein has product MLKRRLSALVSDPEFGRQMRFVTGPRQAGKTTLARRILSDGGHEDLYFNWDTRAVRDRFRRDPYFFESALRDASREGGNPWICLDEIHKMPKWKNLLKDYFDRFESIGRFIVTGSARMDWFRQSGDSLAGRYFLYRLFPLCLNECAGGEPSNPEPDREAADYLGKVLDRTANAEPALEPLLRFGGFPEPFTKASARFHLRWQRDLLDRVLREDIRDLTRITSLENLARYLQLLPLRVGSPLSLNALRQDLECSHTTVRTATTALQFVYVIFMVPPFHERLARSLRKEQKAYLFDWSRVPDPAARFENYVALELKALVESWNDAGTADAGLWYTRNRDGRETDFLITLDGKPWCLFEAKLSDGPIASHHFNHSRALGNIPVVQVARQPGVNRRDGETGFRVSAGRFFA; this is encoded by the coding sequence ATGTTGAAGCGCCGCCTCTCCGCACTGGTCTCGGATCCGGAGTTCGGCCGCCAGATGCGGTTCGTCACCGGCCCGCGCCAGGCTGGAAAGACCACCCTGGCCCGACGGATTCTCTCGGACGGCGGACACGAAGATCTGTACTTCAACTGGGACACGAGAGCGGTCCGGGACCGTTTCCGGCGGGACCCGTACTTTTTCGAATCCGCCTTGCGTGATGCTTCGCGTGAGGGCGGCAACCCCTGGATCTGCCTCGACGAGATCCACAAAATGCCGAAATGGAAGAACCTCCTCAAGGATTATTTCGACCGATTTGAATCGATCGGTCGATTCATCGTGACCGGGAGCGCCCGGATGGACTGGTTCAGACAGTCCGGAGACTCGCTGGCGGGAAGGTATTTCCTTTACCGGCTCTTTCCTCTTTGTCTCAACGAGTGTGCGGGAGGCGAACCGTCCAATCCGGAGCCTGACCGCGAAGCCGCGGACTACCTCGGGAAGGTCCTCGACCGGACGGCTAATGCAGAACCGGCGCTCGAGCCGCTGCTCCGGTTCGGCGGCTTTCCCGAACCCTTCACAAAAGCATCTGCGCGATTCCATCTCCGGTGGCAGCGGGACCTCCTCGACCGGGTCCTCCGGGAGGATATCCGGGACCTCACCCGGATCACCTCCTTGGAAAACCTGGCCCGGTATCTCCAATTGCTGCCCCTGCGGGTCGGTTCCCCCCTGTCCCTGAACGCCCTTCGGCAAGACCTCGAATGCAGCCACACCACGGTGCGCACCGCGACGACGGCGCTTCAGTTCGTCTACGTCATTTTCATGGTCCCCCCCTTTCACGAACGTCTCGCGCGTTCGCTGCGGAAGGAACAGAAGGCTTACCTGTTCGATTGGTCCCGGGTCCCGGACCCCGCCGCCCGCTTCGAGAACTACGTGGCGCTGGAGCTGAAGGCCCTGGTCGAGTCCTGGAACGATGCCGGGACGGCCGATGCCGGCCTGTGGTACACCCGGAACCGGGACGGCCGGGAAACGGACTTCCTGATCACGCTCGACGGAAAACCCTGGTGCCTGTTCGAAGCCAAGCTGTCCGACGGTCCGATCGCTTCCCATCACTTCAACCACTCCCGCGCCCTGGGGAATATTCCGGTGGTCCAGGTCGCCCGGCAACCCGGGGTGAACCGGCGTGACGGCGAAACCGGTTTCCGGGTCTCCGCCGGCCGCTTCTTCGCCTGA